CGAAATTCCCGGGATGTCCTACATGAAACCGACCAGGGGAGGCTTCCTCCTCTTGGAGGTTTCCTGGGAGGCCACAGCTGGAAGCAGTTACGCCTCACCCTCGAACTTCGAGGCCTTCGACGCGGACGGCGCCAAGGGCGAGGAGATCTACGTGGAGGAAGGTCTGGGAGGACTGCCTTCCGGGGATGTTGCCGCCGGAGAGATGCAGCGGGGAGTCATTGCCTTCGACATCAAGAACGGCCCCACCACAGTGGTCATCAGCGATGACTTCGGCGACAAGGCAGCTACTTTCACCCTGACGCCGGCAAACTAAACAGCCGGCCCGGTCCATACCGCCGCACGGAAAGCCCGTTGCCCCCTTGGGGTAGCGGGCTTTTTGGGTGGGACATCCAAGACTATCCGCCGGTTTCGGGCTACCCTGATTTTCGTGTCACATCATCGGATAGCGCCCAACGTCGACGACTCCTCGGACCAGCTCGCCGCGGCGCTTGCCGCTCTCAGGACAGAGCTGGAACTCCCTGGCGAATACCCGGCAGAAGCTGTGCAAGAAGCACGGCAAGCCGTCGCGGACCTTGAGTTGCCGGGTCAGGACCTGCGGCACGTACCATTCGTGACCATTGATCCGGCGACCTCCACGGACTTGGACCAGGCCCTGTTCATTGACCGTGCCGGCGACGGCTACAAGGTCCTCTACGCAATCGCCGATGTCCCGTCTTTCGTGGAACCGGGTGGGGCACTGGACCACGAAACCCGTCACCGCGGGCAGACCTTCTATGCTCCTGACGGGCGGATCCCGCTGCATCCGGAGGTCATCAGCGAGAACGCCGGCAGCCTCTTGGCCGATCAGGACTGCAGTGCGTTCGTGTGGGACTTCGACTTGGACGCGGAAGCTGAAGTGTTGGCTGTCACCGTTGCCCGCGCCGCCGTTCGCAGCAGGGCCAAACTCAGCTATAAGGGCGCTCAGCAGCAGATTGACGACGGTACGGCCCCGCCCGTACTTCAGCTCCTCAAAGAAGTGGGAATCAAGCGTGTTGAACTGGAACGGCGTCGCGGCGGCGCAAGCCTCAACATGCCGGAACAGGAAATCGTCCAAGCAACCGACGGCGGCGGATACAGGATCGCGGCTGCCCCCTCCCTCCCGGTTGAGGACTGGAACGCGCAGATCTCGCTCATGACCGGCATGGCCGCCGCGCAGATGATGCTCAACGGAAAAGTGGGCATCCTGCGTACCATGCCCGCTCCTGATGACCGGTCACTGCTCCATTTCAAGCGCCAGACCTCCGCTCTGGGCAAGCCCTGGGACGGCCACGTCACCTACGGCGAGTACCTGAGGACGTTGGACGCATCCGATCCCCAACAGCTGGCCATCCTTCACTCTGCCGGTATGTTGTTCCGAGGCGCCGGTTACACCCCCTTTGACGGAGAGCTGCCGGCAATCGTGACCCAAGCAGCCATCGGGGCTCCGTATGCACACGCCACGGCACCCCTGCGCCGGCTCATCGATCGCTTTGTCCTGGTGATCTGCGAGGCGCTCAGCAACAACCACGACATCCCGCAGTGGGCTCGGGAGGCACTCCCTTCATTGCCGGAGATCATGGCGGCCTCCGACCAGTTGGCCGGACGCCTCGAACGTGCGGCGCTGGACACTGTGGAAGCAGCCCTCGTAGCCAACCACGTGGGCCAGGAATTCGACGCTGTAGTCATTTCGGGGTCCAAGCCCTCCAATGGGGCCGGTTCCAAAGCTGCCAACGGCAATGGCAGTAACAACGGCGGCAGCAACGGCAACGGGCCCTTTGGCGTCATACAAATATCAGACCCTGCTGTAACGGCCCGGTGCGACGGAGAAATGGAGTCTGGAACCAAAGTCCGGGTGCGGCTGCTGAAGGCCGATATCGCCAGCCGGGAGATCAGGTTCGAGCTGCTGCCCTGACGCCGTTCTGCCGACGATCCGGGCTTTCCGGCCCCCAGAGGATAGACTGGGCTTGTAGTAATGGATGCCCGGTCGTTGATTCAGTTAATTTTTGAACTCAACAAGCCCGCCCCTACGCGATCTTGAGATGTACCAACTGGTCACCAGTGCCAGTACTTAGATAGCCCGCGATCGGCTTCCACTGGACTTGCTTGCGCGCCCGTTCGTGCTCCGGTACGGCTCCGCCGCCGCCGTTGAGCATGCAGCGCCAATGCCCAAATGAATAAGGAAACTCCCTGTGAGTGAATTGCATACCCACGAAGTCCTGACGGACTCCACCGGAACCGAATCCATCGAACCCGAGGAAACGATCATCTCGGATGAGACGCCCCACGAGATCGAAGAGAAGTCGTTCGCTGACTTCAACGTCCGCGCCGACATCGTTGAGTCTTTGGCCGACGCCGGAATCACGCACCCGTTCCCCATCCAGGCAATGACCCTGCCGGTCGCCTTGAGCGGCCACGACATCATCGGCCAAGCCAAAACCGGTACCGGAAAAACGCTTGGCTTCGGCATCCCCGCCCTCCAGCGCGTCGCCGGAAGGGATGATGCGGGTTACGCCAAGCTCGCTGTCCCGGGCGCACCGCAGGCACTGGTCATCGTCCCCACGCGTGAGCTTGCCGTGCAGGTAGCCAACGACCTCCAGGCCGCGTCACGCAAGCGCAACGCCCGCATCGCCACCATCTACGGCGGCCGCGCCTACGAACCCCAGATTGATGCCCTGCAGAAGGGCGTCGAAATCGTAGTGGGCACCCCTGGCCGGCTGATCGATCTCTACAAGCAGAAGCACCTGAGCCTCAAGAACGTCAAGATGGTGATCCTTGACGAAGCCGACGAAATGCTGGACCTTGGCTTCCTCCCCGACGTCGAGACCCTGATCGCCGGCACCCCCGCGGTTCGGCAAACGCTCCTCTTCTCGGCAACCATGCCCGGCCCCGTCATCGCTATGGCTCGCCGCTACATGACGCAGCCCACCCACATCCGGGCAGCCGACCCGAATGATGAAGGCCTGACCAAGCGCGACATCCGCCAACTCATCTACCGTGCACACAGCATGGACAAGACCGAGGTTGTGGCCCGCATCCTGCAGGCCCGCGGACGTGGCCGCACCATCATCTTCACCAAGACCAAACGCACCGCCGCGAAAGTTGCCGAGGAACTCGTTGACCGCGGCTTCGCGGCTGCAGCCATTCACGGCGACCTCGGCCAGGGCGCCCGTGAACAGGCCCTCCGCGCGTTCCGCAACAACAAAGTTGACGTCCTGGTAGCCACCGACGTCGCAGCCCGCGGCATCGACGTTGATGACGTTACCCATGTCATCAACTACCAGTGCGTGGAAGACGAAAAGATCTACCTGCACCGCGTTGGACGTACGGGCCGCGCAGGTAACAAGGGCACCGCCGTAACGTTTGTTGACTGGGACGACATGCCTCGCTGGGGCCTGATCAACAAAGCCCTGGGACTCAGCGTTCCCGAGCCCGTTGAAACCTACTCCTCGTCGCCGCACCTGTACACGGATCTGGACATTCCCGAGGGCACCAAGGGTCGTCTGCCGCGCAACAAGCGCGTCCTCGCCGGCGTTGACGCCGAAGTCCTTGAGGACCTCGGCGAAACCGGCAAGAAGAATGCACGCTCCGGCGGCTCAGGCCGGGATGGCGGACGTGACGGCAAGCGTGACGGCGGTCGCGGACGCTCCGGCAGGTCCGGTGACGCCGAGTCCAGCGAATCCAAGGGCGAGGGCGGTCGCAACCGTACGCGCCGCCGTCGTACTTCTGATGGCGAGGCAGCCCCCGCTGCCGGTGCCTCGGAAACCCGCACTGCCACCGCAGACAACGCGGAGAAGCCGGCCCGCACGCGCCGGACCCGCACGCGCCGCCGCAACGGCGAAGTGGTCTCCGGTGAGACCGCAGCTGCCCAGTCCGGCAGCACCGAGGCCTAAAAACCTCAATGACTGAATCTGTTTGGGCGCCGGACGGCGGCAACTTGGTGGTGCACGCGGACAACGCGGAGTTCCTCCCTACGCTGCCGGACGGCGCCTTCACACTCATCTACGTGGACCCGCCCTTCAACACGGGCCGGGTCCAACGCCGCCAGGAAACCCGCATGGTCCGCAACGCGGACGGCGACGGCGACCGCGTCGGCTTCAAGGGCCGCTCTTACGACACCATCAAGGGCGCCCTGCACAGCTACGACGACGCCTTCAGCGACTACTGGTCCTTCCTGGAGCCCAAGCTCGTGGAGGCTTGGCGGCTGCTGGCCGACGACGGCACCCTGTACCTGCATTTGGATTACCGGGAAGTCCACTACGCCAAGGTGATGCTGGACTCCATCTTCGGCCGGGAATGCTTCCTCAACGAGATCATCTGGGCCTACGATTACGGCGCCCGCGCCAAGAACCGCTGGCCCACCAAGCACGACAACATTTTGGTGTACGTCAAGAACCCCACCAAGTATCACTTCGACAACGCCGAAGTGGACCGGGAACCGTACATGGCACCCGGACTGGTCACCCCCGCCAAACGCGAGCTCGGCAAGCTGCCCACGGATGTCTGGTGGCACACCATCGTTTCGCCTACCGGCCGCGAAAAGACCGGCTATCCTACCCAAAAACCCGAGGGCCTGGTACGCAGGATTGTCTCCGCATCAAGCCGAGAGGGCGATTGGTGCCTCGATTTCTTCGCTGGTTCAGGGACCCTCGGTGCTGTGGCAGCCAAACTGGGCCGCAACTTTGTGTGCGTCGACCAGAACGAACAAGCCATCGAAGTCATGCGAAAACGGCTGGGCACCAAGGCCGACTTCCGCCGGAGCGGCTCATTGCCGGACGCCAGCCTGGATCAGGCAGCGCCCTTCACGAAGGCCTGAACTGCGTCCGCGATCATTTGGACGGCAATGGCTGACAACAGCAGGCCGGCAATCCGGGTGACCAGCTCCACTCCGTTTTCCCCGAGCACCCGCTGCACGACGCCCGCGAAGCGCATCGCCAAGTACAGCGAGCCAAGCACCACAGCGATGCCGAGCCCCACCGCCAAATACTCCGCGAGCTGGCTGGACTGCTGCACGAAAACCATGACGGCAACGATCGCGCCCGGCCCGGCCATGAGCGGCGTTCCCAGTGGCACAAAAGCCACGTTCTTGTACTTGGCGGCATTCTCTTCACCACTGGTGGACCCCGTCAGCAGCTGCAGCGCGATCAGCACCAGGAGCAGGCCACCGGCACCCTGCAGGGCAGCCAGCGAGATGTGCATGTAGTTGAGGATCGACTGGCCAAAGATCGCGAACACCACGATCACACCTGTGGCCACCAACAGGGCCTGGAAAGCGGAGCGGTTACGATCCTTGGCCGACATCTGCGCCGTCAAGGACATGAAAATCGGCACGGTACCCGGTGGATCCATGATCACGAACAGCGTGACGATCACGGATGCGAGCAACTGCAGATCCATCAGCGGACCCCTTTCACCGAATGACCGTGCTGCCTGTTGCCAACTCCTCTATCCGTGACAAGACTGCGGGCGAGGTAGTGTTTTCGCCCAACAGGTTAGGCTTGCCCGCTCCGTGGTAGTCGGAGGACCCCGTCATGAGCAAACCGTGTTCGGCGGCCAAGCCGCGAAGGAATGTCCGGCCCTCCTCCGGGTTGTCCCGATGTTCAACCTCAAGTCCCAGAAGTCCGGCATCAATCATGTCCTGGTAGGTTTTCTCCCCCACAATGCGTCCCCGCGATGAGGCCACAGGGTGGGCAAAGACGGGGACGCCGCCAGCCGCGCGGACAAGCTCGACGGCGACCGCCGGGTTGGGTGCATAGTGCTGCACGAAGTACCGCGAATGTGAAGTGAGGATGGACGTAAAAGCCTCCGTGCGATCCGCCACCACACCGGCAGCCACCAAGGCATCGGCGATGTGCGGGCGGCCCACCGTGGCACCGGGAGCCACATGGTGAATCACGTCGTCCCACGTCAACGGATAATCCTCGGACAACAATGTGACCATGTGCTCGGCGCGGGTGAGCCGGGCGTCCTTGGACTTGGTGATTTCCTCCAGCAGGCCGGCATGGGCGGGATCGTGGAGGTAACTGAGCAAATGGACGCTGATTCCCTGCTCCGTCCGGCAGGAGATCTCCATTCCAGGAACGAACGCAATGCCATGTTCCCTGGCAGCAGCGGCAGCGGACTCCCAACCATCAGTGGAATCGTGATCGGTCAGCGCCACGGCATCCAGACCGGCCGAGACGGCAGAGATGATCACTCCGGCCGGTGTCTCGGTTCCGTCGGAAACATTTGAGTGCGCATGCAGGTCTATCCTCACTTTCCCAGCCTATGGGATGCGGGCGTGCTTGGAGTGTTGCGCCGTTGGCCTCTCCACGAAACTGGTGGGACGATGTAACGGTGAACGATGCCGAAAACACCCAGAACTCGTCCTCCCAGCCACTGCAAGAGCGCGTCAACAACCGCTCGCAAAGGCCCACATCCGATGCCTTCAAGGCATTCATGGCCAGCAACTGGGCGCCCGCCCCGCAGGTGACCCCTGCGCGTGACGCCGTTGCAGACCATGCCGCGCGCCGCCGTCGTACTATTTCCGAACTGTTCAAGGGCGAACGGCTCGTTGTCCCGGCCGGTCCACTGAAGGTCCGATCCAACGACTGCGACTACCGTTTCCGTCCCCACTCCGGTTTCGCCCACCTCACTGGCCTGGGCCTCGACCACGAGCCCGACGCCGTGTTGATCCTGGAGCCCGTAGCTGAAGGAAAGGGCGACGACGGCGGTCACCACACCGCGACGCTCTACTTCCGTCCGCTGGCCGGCCGGGACACAGAACAGTTCTACGCTGACTCCCGCGCAGGCGAGTTCTGGATCGGTGCACGCCCCACGCTCGCAGAATTCGAAGCCCGGCTCGGCCTGCCCACCGCGCACATCTCTGAGCTCGAAATGGCAATCACCAAGAACGTGGGCGCCCCGGAAATCGGCGGCATCTCCATTCGACTGGTCCGCAAGGTGGACGAGAACATCGACGCACTGGTTGATACCGCCCGCTACAACACGGCCAAGGACCCCGAGAACCTGGACCTCGGCGAACTCGACGCCCTGGACGAGAAGCTCAGCGAAGCACTGTCAGAGCTGCGCCTCCTCAAGGACGACTGGGAAATCGAGCAGATGAAGATTGCCGTGGCGGCAACGGTGGAAGGCTTCGCTGACGTAGTCCGCGCCCTTCCCCGCGCGCTGACCCACGCGCGCGGAGAGCGGGTAGTTGAAGGCGCCTTCTTCGCCCGCGCCCGCGAGGAAGGCAACGAACTCGGCTACGACACCATTGCCGCGTCCGGCAACAACGCCACGGTTCTGCACTGGAACCGCAACTCCGGAACCGTCAACGCCGGCGAGCTCCTTCTCCTCGATGCCGGCGTGGAAGCAGACTCCCTCTACACAGCTGACATCACCCGCACGCTGCCCGCCACCGGCACCTTCACCGACGTCCAGCGCAAGGTCTACCAGGCCGTGCTCGACGCCGCCGATGCCGGTTTCGCAGCCGCCCAGCCGGGCGTGAAGTTCCGCGACATCCACACCGCGGCAACCACGGTCCTGGCCGAACGCCTGGCTGAATGGGGCCTGCTGCCCGTATCCGTCGAGGAAGCCATCAGCCCGGAGGGCCAGCAACACCGCCGCTGGATGCCGCACGGCACCAGCCACCACCTGGGCCTCGACGTCCACGACTGTGCGCAGGCAAAACGGGAACTGTACCTCGATGGAATCCTCACCGAAGGCATGGTTTTCACGATCGAACCGGGTCTCTATTTCAAGAATGAAGACCTCGCCATCCCCGAGGAGTACCGCGGGATCGGCGTCCGCATCGAGGACGACATCCTCATGACCGCCGACGGACCCGTCAACCTCAGCGCCGCGCTGCCCCGCGAAGCAGACGACGTCGAGTCCTGGATGGCAGGCATCTACCAGGAAGCCCAAGGCTAAGCGCAGGCCGTTGCCACCACAACAGAAAGGGAAGGCCACCGGAGACAGATCCGGTGGCCTTCCCTTTCTTGTGCTTGACGGAAGCCTTTTGCTCCGGCGAAGCCCTACTGCTTGGTCGACCCCTCGGAGGTGGACTGATGTCCCTCTTCCTGCGGGGTGTTCTGCCCTTGGCTCTGGCCGTCGGTCACACGGACGCCGTACTGCGGACGACCGTCCGGGAGGTCGGGGTAACGGACAGCTGCCGGTGCCGGGTTCTGCGCGGACTGGTCCACTGGGGCGTTCTGTCCCTCAGGAGTACTGGAACCGGTGGACTCGGGGCCACGCTGGCCGTAGGGATCGTTCCACGTGGAAGGCCGCTCAGGCGCCTGGCCGGGCTGCTGGAACGGCGCATTCTGCTGGTTGTAGTTGGCGGCCTGCGGTGCGGCTGCCTGCGACGGGTTCATCGGCAGCTGGTGGAGCAAACGGCGGGCCTCGTGGGCTGCCTCCACAGCGACGATGACATCGTAGTTGGTGGCAACCACTTGGCTGGTGGAGGTGAAGTCACGCTTCCCGCGCTGGGTGGCATAGGTGACGATGCCGAACAGCATGAAGAAAGCCGCACCCATGAGCACCGAAGTGATGATGGAGAACGGGCCGCCGGCGGGAGTGAAGAAGGACAACATGACGCCGACGAAGAGGCCGAACCACATGCCGCTCAGGGCGCCGGACAAAGCCACCCTCGGGTAGCTCAGGCGGCCGGTCACGCGCTCCACCATTTTGAGGTCATTGCCCACGATCGACACCAGCTGAACAGGGAACTGCTGGTCTGCGAGGTAGTCCACCGCCTTCTGGGCATCCAAATACGAGGTGTACGAGCCCACGGTGTCGCCTTGGGGGACACTGCGGGATTCCTCAACGGCTTTGGGAGCACCAAAAATGTTTGACATAGCCCCATTGTGTCTCATGGACATGTGTAGTGGCTGGAATTCAGCTAAAAGAGAGCAGACTCGGTAGCCTGTAAACATGAGCACACATCCCTCACGCGTCTTTGTCGCGCGCCTGCTCGGCTTGGACGTCTTCGACCCCCTGGGCGATCGTCTTGGCCGGTTGCGCGACGTCGTGGTGCTCTCCCGCGGCACCCGTGGTGCTCCCCATGTGGTGGGCATCGTGGTTGAAGTTCCTGGCAAGAAGCGCGTCTTTGTTCCCATGACCCGCATTACGTCCATCGACCAAACGCAAATCATTTGCACTGGCCTGGTCAACCTGCGGCGCTTCGAGCAGCGCGGTGCCGAAACACTGGTGGTCGCTGAAATGTTCGACCGCCGCGTGACGCTGGCGGACGGCAGTGGAGACGCGACGATCGAGGACATTGCCATGGACCAGCACCGGTCCAAGGACTGGTTCGTCAGCAAGCTGTTCGTCCGCCGCGGCCACTCCCTGTCCCCCTTTGGCAGGCTCCGCCGCAACGAGACCCTGATCATCGACTGGGCCGATGCCCAGACCGGCGCCCACAACGAGCCCCAGGCCGCTACGCAGTTCGTTGCCACGCACGAAGACCTGAAACCTGCCGACTTTGCTGAAGCCCTTCAGGAAATGAGCGACAAACGGCGTTTTGAAGTGGCCAGTGAGCTCCAGGATGAGCGCCTTGCCGATGTTCTCCAGGAACTCCCGGAAGATGACCAAGTGGAGATTCTCTCCGCACTTGATGTGGAACGCGCCGCTGACGTCCTCGAAGAGATGGATCCTGACGACGCCGCCGACCTCCTGGCCGAGCTTCCTTCAGCGCAGGCCGAAGAACTTCTCCAACTCATGGAACCCCAGGAGGCCGAGGACGTCCGCCGCCTCCTGGAGTACGACGAAGACACCGCCGGTGGCCTCATGACACCGGTCCCGGTCATCCTGCCGCCGGAAGCCACAGTGGCCGAGGCCCTGGCGCATGTCCGGCGTGAGGAGCTCTCACCCGCGCTGGCCTCATCCATCTTTATCGCCCGCCCTCCCTTGGAGACCCCCACCGGACGATTCCTGGGCGTGGTTCATATCCAACAGCTTCTGCGTTTCCCTCCGCCGGAACCGCTGGGCAACCTCGTGGACAAGAATCTTGAGCCCCTTTCGGACCAGGCGCACATCTCCGAAGTTGCCCGGACCCTGGCCACGTACAACTTGAATTCACTTCCAGTCGTGGACGACGACGGCCGCCTTGTGGGGGCGGTGACTGTTGATGACGTGCTGGATCACCTGTTGCCGGATGACTGGCGCGCCCATGAGGACGACGCCCCTATAAGGAAACTTGGAGGCCGCATTGGCTGATAACAACGCCACCCGATCCCCCAAGTCCTCAGGACGCTCGAGCAGCAGCCTTGACACGCCCTTGAGTGGTCGCCAACGCATCCTGCCCAAGTTCTCACCGAACCCGGATGCTTTCGGAAACGCCACGGAGGGCTTCGCCCGGTTCATGGGCACGCCTACGTTCCTCGTCTACATGACGGTGTTCTGCGTGTTCTGGCTTGCGTGGAACTCGTTCGCACCCACGGACTGGCAATTCGACCGCATGGAGCTGGGCTTCACCCTGCTGACGCTCATGCTGTCCCTTCAAGCCTCCTACGCGGCGCCGCTCCTCCTGCTGGCCCAAAACCGGCAGGATGACCGCGACCGCGTCTCGCTCCAGCAGGACCGCCAGCGTGCCGAACGCAACCTCTCCGACACCGAGTACCTGACGAGGGAGTTGGCCTCGCTCCGCATTGCTTTGCGTGAGGTAGCAACCCGTGACTATGTCCGGACTGAGCTCCGAAGCCTGCTGGAAGACATCATCGATGCTCAGGAAGAGCTCCGCGAGAACGAAGCCTCCGCTGATGGCACGGAATCGCCGGGTGAGAAGGTCAAGGAGAAACTGAAGGAGAAGCGCGACAAATCGCGCGGGCCCCGCACACAGCAGATTCCGAAGGTCCGCCCGCCAAGGGCCGCAGGTCCACAACATTCCACCGGCAAACCATCGCCGGGAAACCCCGAAAGCCGAGCCTGACCATATGACCACCGCATCGGCCGAGGCGCTGCACGCTGCCTTGGCAACCGTCATCGATCCCGAGCTCCGGCGCCCCATCACGGAACTCGGGATGGTGGAGTCGGTGTCTGCCGATGATGACGGAGCCGTGCACGTTGCCGTTCTGCTGACCATCGCCGGGTGCCCCCTGCGCGAGACCATTACCAAGGACGCCACCGACGCCCTCACCCGCGTAGAAGGCGTCACAGGCGTGGACGTGGAACTGAAGGTCATGACCCCAGAGCAGCGCGAAGCCCTCAAGGAACAGCTCCGCGGCCCCGGTGGACAGCGTGGCATACCCTTCACCAAGCCTGGGTCCCTGACCAAGGTGTACGCCGTAGCCAGCGGAAAAGGCGGCGTGGGCAAGTCATCCGTCACCGTCAACCTGGCCTGTGCACTGGCCGCCCAGGGCCTCCGCGTGGGCATTGTGGACGCCGATGTGCACGGCTTCTCCGTCCCCGCGCTGATGGGCATCACACAAAAGCCCACCCAAGTGGACGACATGATCCTTCCGCCTGTGGCTTACGGCGTGAAGGTCATCTCCATAGGCATGTTCGTTGCGGGCAACCAGCCGGTGGCGTGGCGCGGTCCGATGCTGCACAGGGCCCTTGAGCAATTCCTCACCGATGTTTACTTCGGCGATCTCGATGCCCTCTTCCTGGACCTTCCCCCTGGCACAGGGGACATCGCGATTTCCGTGGCGCAGCTCTTGCCCAACGCGGAAATCCTGGTGGTCACCACGCCGCAGGCAGCTGCTGCGGACGTCGCCGAACGTGCCGGAACCATCGCCACCCAGACAGGGCAGAAGGTGGCCGGTGTCATCGAGAACATGTCCTACTTGGAAATGCCCGACGGCGGGCGCATGGAATTGTTCGGAAGTGGCGGGGGTGCCATCCTGGCTGAGCGGTTGAGCGCTGCTGTGGGCACCGAGGTTCCGCTCCTCGGCCAGATTCCACTGGACATCCGCTTGCGGGAAGGCGGCGACGCCGGGAAACCCGTAGTTCTGGCCGCACCCGAAACGGCCGCCGCCAAAGCGATGGAGGGTGTTGCTGCAGCCTTGGCAACCCGGCCACGCGGGCTGTCCGGCATGCCTTTGGGAATCCAGCCGCGCTGAACCGGCGGCCCTTCCCTGGTCTGGCAGATGCCTCGGCTCAGGTTGCTTCGGTATCGAACGGGGCGGCTTCGCCCTCGGCAAGCCGCTCGATGATCCGCGCAGGGGCCTTGGGTTTGGCACCTGCTGCTGCAGCAGCAGCTACGGGGGCGCCGGCACTGACCGGCTTGGTGTCGTCGTCCAGGAGCGCATCCTTGATGATGCGACGGGGATCGTACTGACGGGGATCGTATTTCTTCCAGTCGACCTCATCGATGTCGATGCCGACTTCTTCTTTGATCTGCTCGCGTGCGCCGGAAGCCATCCGGCGCACTTCCTTAACCAGGTTGGCGAGCTTTTGAGTGTATTCGGGCAAACGGCTGGGACCGATGACGAGTACGCCGATAATCAGAAGGAGTATGAACTCCGGGCCGTTGATTCCAAGCACGATACGAAGATTACCTTGTCTGTGGTGCCGCTCCTAAACCAGCGGGACGCAGCAAGGTTTGGAGGCCTCGCAGCACCCTTTTGTACCATGCCTCTGGATCTTCGTCGGCGGAAATCAACGCCATGGACTCCCCCGCCCGGACGATTTCCGGGACGGCGTCGTCTGCACTGTCCGCCGGGAGGTCGGAAGCATAGCTGATGACGGCCGCCGGCATGGTGTATACAGCCTTCCACGGGATTCCTTGCGTGACAGAAAGCTGCGCCGACCTGGAGCGCCCGGGTCCGGACCCATTAGCCGGCAGGTGTTCCTCCACAATGGTGGCGTAGTGACCGTTGCTTTCGAGCCTGATCTCCACAGCAGGGTTGCCGTTGAGCATGGTGGCTTGGGCGGACACGACGTGGAAGCCCATTCCGGACAGCTCAGGACAGGCCCATCCTTCGTCCCGCAGTGACTC
This genomic interval from Paenarthrobacter aurescens TC1 contains the following:
- the pepP gene encoding xaa-Pro aminopeptidase I (identified by match to protein family HMM PF00557; match to protein family HMM PF05195) is translated as MSRFRRKHLSAHAGLSSLSQPMGCGRAWSVAPLASPRNWWDDVTVNDAENTQNSSSQPLQERVNNRSQRPTSDAFKAFMASNWAPAPQVTPARDAVADHAARRRRTISELFKGERLVVPAGPLKVRSNDCDYRFRPHSGFAHLTGLGLDHEPDAVLILEPVAEGKGDDGGHHTATLYFRPLAGRDTEQFYADSRAGEFWIGARPTLAEFEARLGLPTAHISELEMAITKNVGAPEIGGISIRLVRKVDENIDALVDTARYNTAKDPENLDLGELDALDEKLSEALSELRLLKDDWEIEQMKIAVAATVEGFADVVRALPRALTHARGERVVEGAFFARAREEGNELGYDTIAASGNNATVLHWNRNSGTVNAGELLLLDAGVEADSLYTADITRTLPATGTFTDVQRKVYQAVLDAADAGFAAAQPGVKFRDIHTAATTVLAERLAEWGLLPVSVEEAISPEGQQHRRWMPHGTSHHLGLDVHDCAQAKRELYLDGILTEGMVFTIEPGLYFKNEDLAIPEEYRGIGVRIEDDILMTADGPVNLSAALPREADDVESWMAGIYQEAQG
- a CDS encoding putative magnesium transporter MgtE (contains CBS domain) (identified by match to protein family HMM PF00571; match to protein family HMM PF03448) produces the protein MSTHPSRVFVARLLGLDVFDPLGDRLGRLRDVVVLSRGTRGAPHVVGIVVEVPGKKRVFVPMTRITSIDQTQIICTGLVNLRRFEQRGAETLVVAEMFDRRVTLADGSGDATIEDIAMDQHRSKDWFVSKLFVRRGHSLSPFGRLRRNETLIIDWADAQTGAHNEPQAATQFVATHEDLKPADFAEALQEMSDKRRFEVASELQDERLADVLQELPEDDQVEILSALDVERAADVLEEMDPDDAADLLAELPSAQAEELLQLMEPQEAEDVRRLLEYDEDTAGGLMTPVPVILPPEATVAEALAHVRREELSPALASSIFIARPPLETPTGRFLGVVHIQQLLRFPPPEPLGNLVDKNLEPLSDQAHISEVARTLATYNLNSLPVVDDDGRLVGAVTVDDVLDHLLPDDWRAHEDDAPIRKLGGRIG
- a CDS encoding putative protein of unknown function (DUF1003) (identified by match to protein family HMM PF06210); its protein translation is MEAALADNNATRSPKSSGRSSSSLDTPLSGRQRILPKFSPNPDAFGNATEGFARFMGTPTFLVYMTVFCVFWLAWNSFAPTDWQFDRMELGFTLLTLMLSLQASYAAPLLLLAQNRQDDRDRVSLQQDRQRAERNLSDTEYLTRELASLRIALREVATRDYVRTELRSLLEDIIDAQEELRENEASADGTESPGEKVKEKLKEKRDKSRGPRTQQIPKVRPPRAAGPQHSTGKPSPGNPESRA
- a CDS encoding putative ATP-binding protein Mrp (identified by match to protein family HMM PF01883), whose product is MTTASAEALHAALATVIDPELRRPITELGMVESVSADDDGAVHVAVLLTIAGCPLRETITKDATDALTRVEGVTGVDVELKVMTPEQREALKEQLRGPGGQRGIPFTKPGSLTKVYAVASGKGGVGKSSVTVNLACALAAQGLRVGIVDADVHGFSVPALMGITQKPTQVDDMILPPVAYGVKVISIGMFVAGNQPVAWRGPMLHRALEQFLTDVYFGDLDALFLDLPPGTGDIAISVAQLLPNAEILVVTTPQAAAADVAERAGTIATQTGQKVAGVIENMSYLEMPDGGRMELFGSGGGAILAERLSAAVGTEVPLLGQIPLDIRLREGGDAGKPVVLAAPETAAAKAMEGVAAALATRPRGLSGMPLGIQPR
- a CDS encoding putative twin-arginine translocation protein — encoded protein: MLGINGPEFILLLIIGVLVIGPSRLPEYTQKLANLVKEVRRMASGAREQIKEEVGIDIDEVDWKKYDPRQYDPRRIIKDALLDDDTKPVSAGAPVAAAAAAGAKPKAPARIIERLAEGEAAPFDTEAT